A window from Tenacibaculum singaporense encodes these proteins:
- a CDS encoding carboxypeptidase-like regulatory domain-containing protein, with protein MEASLPIYGLACPDTQQAQEEFDTKKNCGCTMNTTAQQLISGIIINGSTGKPFEAGLVNVYNTQTKKGTTPDANGAFQLYASPTDVIHISFVGYDTLQIAASKLPATITLQESSELLSEVVITANKKGDNNYIYASMGLLGLLFMYAIAKDKKKNKTTT; from the coding sequence ATGGAAGCAAGTTTACCAATTTACGGGTTGGCATGTCCCGACACCCAACAAGCCCAAGAAGAATTTGACACGAAAAAAAATTGCGGATGTACGATGAATACAACAGCACAACAATTAATCAGCGGAATCATTATCAACGGAAGCACAGGAAAACCCTTTGAAGCAGGGCTTGTCAATGTGTACAATACCCAAACCAAAAAAGGAACAACACCCGATGCAAACGGAGCATTTCAATTGTATGCCAGTCCTACCGATGTGATACACATTTCCTTTGTGGGCTATGATACCCTACAAATAGCAGCCTCAAAACTACCTGCCACCATCACGTTGCAGGAAAGCTCGGAACTACTATCAGAAGTAGTGATAACCGCTAATAAGAAAGGAGATAACAATTATATCTATGCCAGTATGGGACTGTTAGGCTTACTGTTTATGTATGCCATTGCCAAGGATAAGAAAAAGAATAAAACGACGACCTAA
- a CDS encoding T9SS type A sorting domain-containing protein: MKITRIIVLIALCTSALNAQEKDVSQNLKLKKILTDLKAENNPKNFVKALKDYELLKKQALEVKNKALVEIKEETVSIDEELLDVEVKIEESIEKATITNQDKEEETQKELDCVVNIEEAMYYLNLDKNNEKSLSKAVEYLTPCVESGNATAQLLMARLYAIKKTEEDYIKAFQLLKKSAKQGNVSAMTDLGVLYKYGKGCKLNYNKAIKWFKKAAEKRNNKAAYSLGYMYLKGFGTVKQDYVKAINWFEKSDYPMAKYWLGVCYYYGYGIDKNVVKANEFLKTNFDRTKEVSQSSEIVNVEEIKQALEKEETSTLAKVTKKQLNGVWEGDLLFFDWSATHIENKIPFKITAKYDAGSDVLHVTTTIADKEQNVDFIKLDNSLYFNDVTVELPHISFSKNIPSVLEHQLLSSDVSIKQLNSETYLTGSLETYVNAWKESGVPIRFVLKKKRGLENSEEELSEEALAALSKQEDSFIKLYPNPFEKDLIVSYSLEEPTNTKVTITNINGLQERVIKPYTSQEVGSYQYYVEGRNLPKGVYVVTILSGEERNTRIIIKK; this comes from the coding sequence ATGAAAATTACTAGGATTATCGTATTGATTGCTCTGTGTACATCAGCGCTCAATGCACAAGAAAAAGACGTGAGTCAAAATCTAAAGCTAAAAAAGATACTTACAGATTTGAAAGCAGAAAACAACCCCAAGAATTTTGTAAAAGCACTAAAAGACTATGAGTTACTTAAGAAACAAGCTTTGGAGGTTAAAAACAAAGCTTTAGTTGAAATCAAAGAAGAAACTGTATCAATTGATGAAGAATTATTAGACGTTGAAGTTAAGATTGAAGAAAGTATTGAAAAAGCTACAATAACTAATCAAGATAAAGAAGAAGAAACACAGAAGGAGCTAGATTGCGTAGTTAACATTGAGGAAGCAATGTATTATCTGAATCTAGATAAAAATAATGAAAAATCCTTATCAAAAGCTGTAGAATATTTAACTCCATGTGTTGAGTCAGGTAATGCTACGGCTCAACTTTTAATGGCTAGATTATATGCTATTAAAAAGACAGAAGAAGATTACATAAAAGCTTTTCAGTTGTTAAAAAAATCGGCAAAACAGGGTAACGTTTCTGCCATGACTGATTTAGGTGTTTTATATAAATATGGTAAAGGGTGTAAACTTAACTATAACAAAGCTATAAAATGGTTTAAAAAAGCTGCTGAAAAAAGAAATAACAAAGCTGCTTATAGTTTAGGGTATATGTATTTAAAAGGTTTTGGTACCGTTAAACAAGATTATGTCAAAGCAATTAATTGGTTTGAAAAAAGCGACTATCCAATGGCTAAATATTGGTTAGGAGTATGTTACTATTATGGTTATGGAATAGATAAAAATGTGGTAAAAGCAAATGAGTTTTTAAAAACCAATTTTGACAGAACAAAAGAAGTATCCCAAAGCTCAGAAATAGTAAATGTAGAGGAAATTAAACAAGCTCTGGAGAAAGAAGAAACCTCTACATTAGCAAAAGTTACCAAAAAACAACTTAATGGAGTATGGGAAGGAGATTTACTATTTTTTGATTGGTCAGCAACTCATATTGAAAATAAAATACCCTTTAAAATTACAGCAAAGTATGATGCAGGGAGTGACGTACTACATGTAACCACTACAATTGCTGACAAAGAGCAAAATGTAGATTTTATAAAACTAGATAACAGTCTTTATTTTAATGATGTTACTGTTGAATTACCTCATATTTCATTTAGCAAGAATATTCCTTCTGTTTTAGAACATCAATTACTTTCTTCTGATGTTTCTATCAAACAACTTAATTCAGAAACTTACTTAACAGGAAGTTTAGAAACATATGTGAATGCTTGGAAAGAATCAGGAGTACCTATTCGCTTTGTCTTAAAAAAGAAAAGAGGATTAGAGAATTCAGAGGAAGAACTTTCAGAAGAAGCCCTAGCAGCGCTTTCGAAACAAGAAGATAGTTTTATAAAACTATACCCTAACCCTTTTGAAAAAGATTTAATTGTTTCCTATTCATTAGAAGAACCAACAAATACAAAAGTAACCATCACAAATATAAATGGATTACAAGAAAGAGTCATAAAACCATACACAAGCCAAGAAGTAGGAAGTTATCAATACTACGTAGAGGGAAGAAACTTACCAAAAGGAGTGTACGTGGTAACAATACTATCGGGAGAAGAAAGAAACACAAGAATTATCATAAAAAAATAA
- a CDS encoding nucleotidyltransferase domain-containing protein yields the protein MPTVLQAIKKLIEKVSVTDRQEESIKTSTDYLNGHLTKDENNLDIDSTFVNGSYERDTILRPLDDVDIFALLNESEWSDEYGNLPKPQAVLTKIKNKLNSISHYKDKVTQDRPCVTVTLNSINFDVLPSFERNNSGYLIPNYDLQSWTYSYPKQLTNNLNDCNRNNSYKIKDIVKAIKYWNRENKKLIPSFQIEETLIAYFNIHNFGNHEEAIRLWFNNAEYYLEQAKFKTNNQYDDAIKKIKKAKDKLNTAKEHLDKKENAEALQIWKDVFGKEFIISDVNEAKSFSQKLSDGLLKSSSTGTISETVGRNIPASKGFYGDI from the coding sequence ATGCCGACAGTATTACAAGCGATAAAAAAACTGATTGAAAAAGTTTCAGTAACAGATAGACAAGAAGAAAGTATCAAAACTTCAACTGATTATTTAAACGGTCATTTGACTAAAGACGAGAATAACCTAGATATTGACAGTACATTCGTTAATGGTTCTTATGAACGAGATACAATTTTAAGACCATTAGATGATGTAGATATTTTTGCATTATTAAACGAGTCTGAATGGTCAGACGAATATGGTAATTTACCAAAACCACAAGCAGTTCTAACTAAAATTAAAAATAAACTAAATTCAATATCTCATTATAAGGACAAAGTGACACAAGATAGACCTTGCGTTACAGTAACCTTGAATTCTATAAATTTCGATGTTTTACCAAGTTTTGAGCGAAACAATAGTGGCTACTTAATTCCGAATTATGATTTACAATCTTGGACATATAGTTATCCTAAACAATTAACAAACAATTTAAATGATTGTAATCGAAATAATAGCTATAAAATAAAAGACATTGTAAAAGCAATAAAATATTGGAATAGAGAAAACAAAAAACTTATTCCTTCCTTTCAAATAGAAGAAACCTTAATTGCATACTTTAATATTCACAATTTTGGAAATCACGAAGAAGCAATAAGGCTTTGGTTTAATAATGCGGAATATTATCTTGAACAAGCTAAATTTAAAACCAATAATCAATACGACGATGCAATCAAAAAGATTAAAAAGGCAAAGGATAAACTAAACACCGCAAAAGAGCATTTAGACAAAAAAGAAAATGCCGAGGCTCTTCAAATCTGGAAAGATGTTTTTGGAAAAGAATTTATAATATCTGATGTAAACGAAGCTAAATCTTTTTCTCAAAAATTATCAGACGGTTTATTAAAGTCATCATCTACAGGGACTATTTCTGAAACAGTTGGTAGAAATATACCAGCGTCAAAAGGTTTTTATGGCGATATATAG
- a CDS encoding glycoside hydrolase family 108 protein: protein MASYELFKPSLEQAEGGYQNLKNDKGNYNSKKERVGTNHGISAKFYEKILGRPPSINDMKSLTKVEAHILFKNEFWDKMQADSIRSQAVAEMIVDHAINANPRVTAGIVQRSLNRYFGKNLQVDYVIGSNTVKAINSVDAKQLFERIGKERLAYYKRLKDYQYFATSWTGRVFALAHKFGVDLKKKRQQRCW, encoded by the coding sequence ATGGCAAGCTATGAACTATTCAAACCCTCTTTAGAACAAGCAGAGGGCGGGTATCAAAACCTAAAAAACGACAAAGGAAACTACAACTCAAAAAAAGAACGAGTTGGAACCAATCACGGAATTTCCGCTAAATTCTATGAAAAGATACTAGGCAGACCTCCGAGCATCAACGATATGAAAAGCCTTACCAAAGTAGAAGCTCACATCCTTTTTAAAAATGAGTTTTGGGACAAAATGCAAGCCGATAGCATCCGTAGTCAGGCAGTGGCAGAAATGATAGTCGACCATGCGATAAACGCCAATCCAAGAGTAACCGCAGGTATCGTGCAACGCTCTTTAAACCGATACTTTGGCAAAAACCTACAGGTAGATTATGTCATAGGATCTAATACTGTTAAAGCCATTAACTCGGTAGATGCCAAACAGCTTTTTGAGCGTATAGGAAAAGAACGTCTCGCCTATTACAAACGCTTAAAAGACTACCAATACTTTGCAACGAGCTGGACAGGAAGAGTGTTTGCACTAGCTCATAAGTTTGGTGTTGACCTCAAAAAAAAAAGGCAACAACGTTGCTGGTAA
- a CDS encoding GDCCVxC domain-containing (seleno)protein yields MEVQLKSEITCPNCGHKKVENMPTNACQFFYKCDNCKTVLKPNEGDCCVYCSYGTIPCPPIQENKSCC; encoded by the coding sequence ATGGAAGTTCAATTAAAATCAGAAATTACCTGTCCAAACTGCGGACATAAAAAAGTAGAAAATATGCCAACAAACGCTTGTCAGTTTTTCTATAAATGCGATAATTGTAAAACGGTTTTAAAACCAAACGAAGGAGATTGTTGTGTTTATTGTTCATATGGAACAATACCTTGCCCACCAATTCAAGAAAATAAAAGTTGTTGTTGA
- the merTP gene encoding mercuric transport protein MerTP yields the protein MKSESKLIGAGLLTAIAASLCCITPVLALIAGTSGIASVFSWIEPFRLYLIGLTILVLGFAWYQKLRHRKEIDCECETDEKPKFTQSKTFLGAVTVFAIMMLAFPYYSGTFYSTTKKQIIIVDKLDIKRTEFKISGMTCSSCEEHINYEVNKLNGIINSKASYENENAIIEFDKTKTNETEIERVINSTSYKVTEKKEN from the coding sequence ATGAAAAGTGAAAGTAAATTAATCGGAGCAGGTTTATTAACTGCAATTGCAGCTTCTTTATGTTGTATCACACCTGTTTTGGCTCTTATCGCAGGAACAAGTGGGATTGCTTCAGTATTTTCTTGGATTGAGCCATTTAGGTTATATTTAATTGGACTGACAATTTTAGTTCTTGGTTTTGCTTGGTATCAAAAACTAAGACATAGAAAAGAAATCGACTGTGAATGTGAGACGGATGAAAAACCAAAATTCACTCAATCTAAAACTTTTTTAGGAGCTGTAACCGTATTTGCAATTATGATGTTGGCTTTCCCGTACTATTCAGGAACTTTTTATTCAACTACAAAAAAACAAATAATCATAGTTGACAAATTGGATATTAAAAGAACTGAATTTAAAATCAGTGGAATGACCTGTTCGAGTTGTGAAGAGCATATAAATTACGAAGTGAATAAACTCAACGGAATTATAAATTCTAAAGCGTCTTACGAAAATGAAAATGCAATCATTGAATTTGACAAAACAAAAACCAATGAAACAGAAATTGAGAGAGTAATTAACTCAACAAGTTATAAAGTAACAGAAAAAAAAGAAAATTAA
- a CDS encoding ArdC family protein produces MNTIQKFQALDGKEVSRSTLERLVTQAKKENNTEVIYRVSKILNDHPKYTTFNISVKRYATGLNAPRHTGAYKEALTSCGRLRKGWRFIKGRVVKASAKVPKPTRKGLAAPKRKEGLTASGRLKKGYKYAKGGKIVKATSKKKSAVAPATKPQQPAENIPLEFLAGLDFIQEEDTNTTGLNAPVSPDQIYQMITDKLISAIKSAKGTPKLGWDDTFLEKGGYLSPVSFASKKAYRGINIILLKKGNPFGAYKNPYFLTFKQIQEAKGKLKKGAKGLEVIYFTRLYKFSDAQKGLEYATYNKQKMQDFLQSKGYDTSHFDFLVQTIPILKYYTVFNGADIEGIDFGLNKLTALEKARLGFVAPSTPHNTEEKNPIAELIIQHFPKDSAKIVHGFKGASYNPTQDKVKMPKYEAFYQSVDYYSTLFHEMIHSTGHPSRLNRPFGKRFGDVVYAKEELIAEFGAVFLSAQAGILWKTQANHADYLKNWQLALQFMQEDTKLLMRAASEAQKAVDYLLQVDTNKEPKFYKALVKTSQKASSKPTKTPALNRSIKRVSKPQSNNNIPGNLNTNSVAYKRKQLRHRTFEYYQIEDVVLASFLGKLEIKTKESLVITLAGKRGSSKTHFAFKFINVLAQKYKVGHASMEEHPESALYWDKADMYFNEVAERNLSNPDIENLDQLDKLIRENDVIVIDSFAKLKELDSKFEIDKDLRKKYDGKLFFIIFQQTADGKMRGGSKSGFDGDCIFFTEKTNHYKTNFIYTDKNRYQDKPLDELKYNIYSGKLDSIISEELVTENVMPKEVEF; encoded by the coding sequence ATGAATACCATACAAAAATTTCAAGCCTTAGACGGCAAGGAAGTCAGCCGAAGTACTTTAGAAAGATTAGTAACACAGGCAAAAAAAGAAAACAATACGGAGGTTATTTATAGGGTCTCAAAAATCTTAAACGACCACCCTAAATACACGACGTTTAACATCTCAGTCAAACGATATGCCACAGGACTGAATGCACCAAGGCATACAGGAGCATACAAAGAAGCCTTAACCAGTTGCGGACGTTTGCGCAAAGGATGGCGTTTTATCAAAGGACGTGTAGTCAAAGCAAGCGCCAAAGTACCCAAACCTACTCGAAAAGGATTGGCAGCCCCAAAAAGAAAAGAGGGATTGACCGCTAGTGGACGTTTGAAAAAAGGCTATAAATATGCAAAGGGAGGTAAGATTGTAAAAGCTACCTCAAAAAAAAAAAGTGCTGTAGCGCCTGCCACTAAACCCCAACAACCTGCTGAAAATATCCCCTTAGAATTTTTAGCAGGTTTAGACTTCATTCAGGAAGAAGACACCAATACCACAGGACTGAATGCCCCTGTAAGCCCCGACCAAATCTATCAGATGATTACGGATAAACTTATCAGTGCTATCAAGAGCGCTAAAGGAACACCAAAGTTGGGATGGGATGATACCTTTTTAGAAAAAGGCGGGTATCTATCACCTGTGAGCTTTGCCTCTAAAAAAGCCTATAGAGGTATCAATATCATACTGCTAAAAAAAGGCAATCCTTTTGGAGCGTATAAAAACCCTTATTTCTTAACCTTTAAACAAATACAAGAAGCAAAAGGGAAACTCAAAAAAGGCGCTAAAGGGTTAGAAGTAATCTACTTTACCCGCCTGTATAAATTTTCAGATGCTCAAAAAGGACTCGAATACGCCACCTATAACAAACAAAAAATGCAAGACTTTTTACAATCGAAAGGCTATGATACGAGTCATTTTGATTTTCTCGTACAGACTATTCCTATCTTAAAATACTATACGGTTTTCAACGGAGCAGATATTGAGGGCATTGATTTTGGATTGAATAAACTAACCGCTTTGGAAAAAGCACGTTTAGGTTTTGTTGCACCAAGTACCCCTCATAATACAGAAGAAAAGAACCCGATAGCAGAACTTATCATTCAACACTTTCCGAAAGACAGTGCGAAGATAGTACACGGATTTAAAGGAGCGAGTTACAACCCCACTCAGGACAAAGTAAAAATGCCCAAGTACGAAGCCTTTTATCAAAGTGTTGACTACTACAGTACGCTATTCCACGAAATGATACACAGTACAGGACACCCAAGCCGATTGAACCGTCCTTTTGGAAAACGTTTTGGTGATGTGGTGTATGCCAAGGAAGAACTCATAGCAGAATTTGGAGCGGTGTTTTTATCCGCACAAGCAGGAATTTTATGGAAGACACAAGCAAACCATGCGGACTACCTAAAAAACTGGCAATTGGCGTTACAATTTATGCAAGAAGATACAAAGCTTTTAATGCGTGCAGCTAGTGAGGCACAAAAAGCAGTGGATTACCTCTTACAAGTAGACACTAACAAAGAACCCAAGTTTTACAAAGCACTGGTAAAAACCAGTCAAAAAGCAAGCTCAAAACCAACGAAAACACCTGCTTTAAACAGATCCATCAAAAGAGTGTCAAAGCCTCAATCCAATAACAATATACCAGGGAATCTCAATACAAACTCGGTAGCCTACAAACGAAAGCAACTACGACATAGAACCTTTGAGTATTACCAAATTGAAGATGTTGTATTGGCAAGCTTTTTAGGAAAGCTAGAGATAAAAACCAAAGAAAGTTTGGTGATTACCCTAGCAGGGAAACGAGGTTCAAGTAAAACACACTTTGCCTTTAAGTTTATCAATGTACTAGCTCAAAAATACAAGGTAGGTCATGCTTCTATGGAAGAACACCCTGAAAGTGCGTTGTATTGGGACAAAGCGGATATGTATTTTAACGAAGTAGCAGAACGAAACTTGTCCAATCCTGATATTGAAAACCTAGACCAATTAGACAAGCTGATTAGAGAAAACGATGTGATTGTGATTGATAGTTTTGCTAAATTAAAGGAACTGGATAGCAAGTTTGAAATTGACAAAGACTTACGAAAGAAGTACGACGGAAAGTTGTTTTTTATCATCTTTCAACAAACCGCAGATGGTAAAATGAGAGGAGGCTCAAAAAGTGGCTTTGATGGGGATTGTATTTTCTTTACTGAGAAAACAAATCATTACAAAACCAACTTTATTTACACGGATAAAAACCGTTACCAAGATAAACCACTCGATGAGTTGAAATACAATATTTATTCAGGGAAACTTGACTCGATTATCTCTGAAGAACTGGTTACAGAAAATGTGATGCCGAAAGAGGTGGAATTTTAG
- a CDS encoding JAB domain-containing protein — MDIKLTEAEKIKILNSDDIYGIMQKVLLRESKIDQNREHFWIIGLENNNRILFIELISLGTVNATLVEPMEVFSLALQKRAVKIVLCHNHPSGELTPSDNDKNLTDRLIQVGIIVNTHVIDHLIISDKSYMSFKNIGLLEELEKSKRYVPKYVLEEQIKKEMSKIIEKNRNIEIAKQLKRKGVDNETIVFATGLTIEEVKKLRVKRV, encoded by the coding sequence ATGGATATAAAATTGACAGAAGCGGAAAAAATAAAAATTCTAAATTCAGATGATATTTACGGAATCATGCAAAAGGTATTACTCCGTGAAAGTAAGATAGACCAAAACAGGGAGCATTTTTGGATTATAGGATTGGAAAACAACAACCGTATTCTTTTTATAGAACTGATAAGTTTAGGGACAGTCAATGCAACCTTGGTAGAGCCTATGGAGGTCTTTAGTCTTGCCCTACAAAAAAGAGCTGTAAAAATTGTGTTATGTCATAACCACCCAAGTGGAGAGTTAACACCATCCGACAACGATAAGAATTTAACCGATAGATTGATACAAGTGGGGATTATAGTAAATACCCATGTAATAGACCATTTGATTATCTCTGATAAGAGTTATATGAGTTTTAAAAATATAGGTCTTTTAGAGGAATTAGAAAAAAGCAAAAGATATGTTCCTAAATATGTTTTAGAAGAACAGATAAAAAAGGAAATGTCGAAAATAATCGAAAAGAATAGAAATATCGAGATAGCTAAACAGTTAAAAAGAAAAGGAGTCGATAATGAAACGATTGTTTTTGCTACTGGTTTAACTATTGAGGAAGTGAAGAAGCTACGAGTGAAAAGAGTGTAA
- a CDS encoding ArsR/SmtB family transcription factor, whose protein sequence is MGNNSCIRQQADIEQISRCRDTVLELNESFDYLVNGLSLAGNSVRLKILYLLFKEKKLCVCDLSDILGMNISAISQHLRKMKDRNLLETDRVAQTIFYSLTAEYSTLLNPFFELLDKNKILKTI, encoded by the coding sequence ATGGGAAATAATTCTTGTATAAGGCAACAAGCTGATATTGAGCAAATAAGTCGTTGTAGAGACACGGTTTTGGAATTAAATGAATCTTTCGACTATTTAGTAAATGGACTTTCATTAGCAGGGAATAGTGTTCGATTGAAAATACTTTACCTACTCTTTAAAGAAAAGAAACTTTGTGTTTGTGATTTAAGTGATATTCTCGGAATGAACATTTCTGCTATCTCTCAACATTTGAGGAAAATGAAAGACCGAAATTTATTGGAAACCGATAGAGTAGCCCAAACGATTTTTTACTCACTAACTGCTGAATATTCAACGTTACTAAATCCATTCTTTGAGCTACTTGATAAAAACAAAATTTTAAAAACGATATGA